A genome region from Nitrososphaerota archaeon includes the following:
- a CDS encoding MFS transporter, with protein sequence MSKAVSEKPTSIQPIVILVLYMGLYFFSQFHRTAIGPLAGEFMREFGVSAANVGVLTSSYFIIYGLLQPLYGAAIDRYGSSKVVLFTMPIYVLACYLFATSPTFESLILSRIGVAAAIACVFIAGLKATALTFKSATYGKVVGIYTGWGYTASLLGMVIPSIMLGQGLGWRQTFISVAVASLIFYVFFAAFTVRHATKKQATDPSSKQSGVKLRTLFSSNLLLIYLSTAVAYGSYVGLVSWIPKYLYDVFALTRDVAGIVAALPVAMMAIGSPLMGILADRTKSCSSVYKYTHLLTAILLAALLYSIMLSDVYLSMLFFSCSVLSLSGFTIWPTIIRKEVGERNLALLLSLVNTFVVLGAFAYPAAMGLIMDLTTPKMIIAGERIYDVGAYFWAFTLCLATLAISTLMLFARMRTKV encoded by the coding sequence TTGAGTAAGGCTGTGTCAGAGAAGCCTACCAGCATACAACCCATAGTTATCTTAGTGTTATATATGGGGCTATACTTCTTCTCTCAATTTCACCGAACAGCTATCGGTCCTCTTGCAGGGGAGTTTATGCGTGAATTCGGTGTATCTGCGGCGAACGTGGGTGTGCTCACATCTTCTTACTTTATCATATATGGTCTACTCCAACCACTTTATGGTGCTGCGATAGATAGATACGGTTCAAGCAAGGTGGTTCTCTTCACGATGCCCATCTATGTTCTAGCGTGTTACCTATTCGCCACATCCCCAACATTTGAATCACTCATCCTATCCAGAATAGGAGTAGCCGCAGCCATCGCTTGTGTTTTTATAGCCGGTTTGAAGGCGACCGCCCTCACATTTAAGAGTGCCACATATGGTAAGGTAGTCGGGATCTACACAGGCTGGGGATACACAGCAAGTCTACTAGGTATGGTTATTCCCAGCATCATGCTTGGGCAAGGTTTAGGTTGGCGCCAAACATTTATCTCAGTAGCTGTGGCAAGTCTAATCTTCTACGTATTCTTCGCCGCTTTTACTGTTAGACACGCTACTAAGAAACAGGCTACCGATCCTTCATCCAAACAGAGTGGAGTTAAATTAAGAACACTTTTTTCATCGAACCTTTTGCTCATTTATCTGAGTACTGCGGTAGCGTATGGATCTTATGTAGGTCTTGTCAGCTGGATACCGAAGTATCTCTATGACGTTTTTGCACTAACTAGAGACGTTGCCGGTATTGTAGCAGCACTACCTGTTGCTATGATGGCCATAGGGAGTCCTCTCATGGGGATTTTAGCTGACAGGACAAAATCCTGTAGCTCTGTGTATAAGTATACTCATCTTTTGACCGCTATCCTCCTAGCAGCGCTACTCTACTCAATTATGTTGAGTGATGTGTATCTTTCTATGTTGTTCTTTTCGTGCTCTGTATTAAGCCTAAGCGGTTTTACGATTTGGCCCACGATCATCAGAAAAGAGGTAGGTGAAAGGAACCTTGCCCTACTCCTAAGCTTGGTTAACACCTTCGTAGTCCTAGGCGCATTCGCTTACCCAGCAGCGATGGGGCTGATAATGGATCTGACAACGCCGAAGATGATAATCGCAGGTGAGCGAATTTATGACGTGGGAGCATATTTCTGGGCATTCACTCTCTGCCTTGCTACCCTGGCGATTTCAACCTTGATGCTTTTCGCGCGGATGCGTACAAAAGTTTAG
- the guaA gene encoding glutamine-hydrolyzing GMP synthase, giving the protein MDKVLVLDFGAQYAHLIARRIRECRVYSELIPYYTKAEDIAQLKPKGLVLSGGPANVYQKDAPLPDPAIYELKIPILGICYGLQVIVHQLGGEVVRVDKREYGKAVLHIIDTTDLFKGLKSTTVCWMSHGDSAKTIPVGFEPIAYTENSPYAAIRDIEHRIYALQFHPEVAHTPRGKKILRNFLFEICDCKANWTMPSFIEKSVEEIRSKVGSERVLCALSGGVDSSTTAALIHKAVGDQLTCIFVDHGLLRKNDAEEVVRTFRDTLGVRLIVIDASKRFLDRLRGVVDPEEKRRIIGEEFANVFTEASIKYGPFEWLAQGTLYPDVIESAASQGPASRIKTHHNVGGLPQKLEFKLLEPLRDLYKDEVRKIASLLKLPASIVKRHPFPGPGLAVRIIGEVTEEKLRICREASSIVEEELQKHNLYDKVWQAFAIVGDDKAVGVLGDARSYGYIVSVRVVQSTDAMTADWVRLPYKVLERISNRITNEVPGVTWVTYVISSKPPATIEPQ; this is encoded by the coding sequence AGTACGCCCACCTCATAGCGAGGCGTATAAGAGAATGTAGAGTGTACTCTGAGCTCATACCCTATTACACTAAGGCTGAAGATATAGCGCAACTCAAACCGAAGGGGCTGGTCTTATCAGGTGGTCCAGCAAACGTATACCAGAAGGATGCTCCGCTACCAGACCCCGCTATCTACGAGCTAAAGATACCTATACTAGGAATATGCTACGGCCTTCAGGTCATAGTGCATCAGCTTGGAGGAGAGGTTGTTAGAGTTGATAAGCGCGAGTATGGCAAAGCTGTGCTCCATATAATAGACACAACCGACCTATTCAAAGGGCTCAAATCCACTACCGTCTGTTGGATGAGCCACGGAGATTCGGCGAAAACCATACCAGTAGGCTTCGAACCCATAGCATACACAGAAAACTCGCCGTACGCAGCCATACGTGATATTGAGCACAGAATATACGCTCTACAATTCCACCCAGAGGTCGCCCATACACCACGCGGCAAAAAGATTCTAAGAAACTTCCTTTTTGAAATATGCGACTGCAAAGCGAACTGGACTATGCCATCCTTTATTGAAAAGTCGGTTGAAGAAATCAGATCTAAAGTCGGGTCTGAAAGAGTCTTGTGTGCATTGAGCGGTGGTGTAGATTCGTCGACAACGGCTGCGCTTATACATAAAGCGGTTGGAGACCAGCTAACCTGCATCTTCGTAGATCACGGGCTGCTCAGAAAAAATGATGCTGAGGAAGTCGTGCGAACGTTTAGAGATACCCTAGGTGTAAGATTGATCGTAATAGATGCATCAAAGAGATTCCTAGATAGACTCAGAGGCGTGGTGGACCCTGAGGAGAAGAGGCGGATCATCGGCGAAGAATTCGCTAACGTCTTCACAGAAGCCAGCATAAAATATGGGCCATTTGAGTGGCTAGCGCAGGGAACCTTATACCCTGACGTGATAGAGTCTGCTGCAAGTCAAGGCCCAGCGTCAAGAATCAAGACGCACCACAATGTAGGAGGGCTGCCTCAAAAGCTTGAATTCAAGCTGCTTGAGCCTCTCAGAGATCTCTATAAGGATGAGGTTAGAAAGATAGCCTCCTTACTTAAACTGCCCGCCAGTATAGTAAAAAGACACCCTTTCCCCGGGCCGGGTTTGGCTGTTAGGATCATAGGCGAGGTTACAGAGGAAAAGCTGCGCATATGTAGGGAGGCTAGCAGCATCGTGGAGGAGGAGCTTCAAAAGCACAATCTCTACGATAAGGTGTGGCAGGCCTTCGCTATAGTTGGTGACGATAAAGCTGTTGGTGTGCTTGGGGATGCTAGAAGCTACGGCTACATAGTTTCTGTGCGTGTTGTCCAATCTACCGATGCCATGACTGCAGACTGGGTAAGGCTACCGTATAAGGTGCTTGAGAGAATCAGCAATAGGATAACTAACGAAGTTCCAGGTGTGACTTGGGTCACATATGTGATCTCAAGCAAACCCCCAGCGACCATAGAGCCCCAGTAG